CATGGAAACATTTCAACTCCCACCCTGCAAGGCAATCGGGGATATTAAAAATGCCATCAAAGAGGCTATCCTTGATGGCATAATCAGCAATAATCCCACTGAGGCCCGGGAATACATGTTCCAAGTAGCGGCAGAACTAGGGATTCAGAAAAAAGGTGAATAGGGATCAGAAATGATCCTTGCGCTTCTTCACTTCATCCACGAGTTTCGTGAAAGATTTCTCTTTTTTCCGTTTCTCATGTTCGGAGGCAGAGAAATGCCACGTTTCCCGTCTAAGTTTCAAATAACTCTCGTAAACCTGACGATCTAGTATGCCACGACTCACCGCATCCAACACAGCACAACCCGGTTCATTGATATGCTCGCAATCCTTGAAACGACACGATTGTGCGTAGTCAGCAATCTCCAGTATCTCATCAAGCGCACCGGGATCATCAACTGCGAGACCGAATTCCCGAACCCCAGGAGTATCAATCAAGACACCGCCTCCATCCATCAACACCATCTCCCGACGGGTCGAAGTATGGCGCCCCTTTCCCGTGGATTGACTTATTCCGGACGTGAGTAACACGGATTTCTCGCAAAGTGCATTCACCAGAGAACTTTTCCCGACACCCGAAGAACCGACAAACACGACCGTCTCCCCCACTGCGATAAATTCCCTTAAATGAAAAATCGTCCGAGACTCGTGAATACTCGTGTAAAACACCGGAATCTGCCGGGTAACGTGCCGTATTTGTTCTTCCACTTTTTGTTGATCAAAACCCAAGTCGGCTTTATTAAGTACTAGTACAGGAGTAATATTTTCTTCCCACATCTGAACCATAAAGCGCTCGGCACGACGGACATTGAAATTATCATCCAGACTTTGCACAATAAAGGCTTTGTCAACATGAGCCGCTATGGCTTGTTTTTCGGCAACCGTTCCGGTTTCCCTACGACACAAAGTACGTGACCGAGGCAACATATCCACAATAATCCCCATCCCCTCATCAAACGGCTGAAAGATCACCCAATCCCCGGTACAGGGTAATTCGAAATCCGACTTCCCGTACATCATGTTTCCTGTCAACTCGCACCGGAACACTCCGCTCCCGGCAACCACCTCGTAACACGTCCGGTGTACAATAGCGACACGCCCATGCGTGAGAGTTCCATACGTCGATTCCTGTTTCAGTTGGTTTAACTTATCATTCCAACCATAATAATTTAAATCTATCATTACTTCATTTTTTTAGCGATATAAAATACATAACCGTAAAACTCCTTGTACTTACGGTATAGTTCAGCCTCGTGATGCTGAAAACTTATTAGTTCCTCGACTGTTTTATTCCCGGCATATTTCCGGCTGAATATCTCCCGAGCTTTAACTAACGGGGTAAAATAGTTCTCCGTCCAGCAATACTCCGGCAGGATAAAAGTCGCCACGGGGATATACCCCGCCTTCTGAATCTGGGCAACTTTATTGGGTATCGTGTCGATCTCCGCGTAAACGGACATCCAAAAATCATGGATCTCTGCCGGACGTTCTTCGGTAAACCACGAACTCTCGGAAACAGCAACATATCCTCCCGTCTTCAGATATTTGCGCCACTCGTTCAATCCTCGTTCAAAACCGATATTATAAATAGCACCTTCCGACCAGATCAAGTCTAATTCTTCCTCCCCGAAAGGCAACGCATCCATTGAACCGACAATGCCTTTCACCCGTTCCTGGAGATTCAACTCCCTAGCGTTATGATTAAAACGCTCCACGAATCCCGGAAAAAAGTCGAGTCCTGTAATCTGCCCCGGAGCGTACCGTGCCAGCGTCATCGTCTGTCCTCCCGTCCCGCATCCCAAGTCTGCAATCCGGGAATGATCCGTAAGATGGTCTATAAAGCTTAACGCTTTAAGCGTTACTTCGGGACTTCCGGGCCCCTGCCGTTCTGTATTCAAGAAGAATTCGCAAATTAAATTAACGTCGATTCCAAGAATGGTATTATTTTCGTTACTCATGATTGATCAATATAAAGCATACACGTGAAAGCATAATTCTACATTCCTCGTTGTACACGGATTAAAAATTCAAATTATAATAATAGAGAAATTACCCCCGGAAAGAGCTTTCCGAAAGCAAGCGAAGGGACAACCTGTATCAGAAATACAGATTGTTTATTACACCAAATCCGATTGTAATCTAGTTTTTAACATGATGTAAAGATACACATATTTTATTCATTTGAAAATAATTGTCGCTATTTCCGTATAAGTTGGTCATCCCCTCGTCATACGTACACTGTCGCTCAAGCATATCTCTCCAATGAATAAATATACTACACGACCGAGCCATCCGGCAAATATAATCGTATCGAAAATCAATTTTATCGAACAAGAATGCAAGAGGAATGCTCCGTAGTCTAAATGAACTATCAGGAAACTATTAAGAAAAAGTAAAATGAGGATAGCCTAACACGAAGGTAGTCCCAGTGCAATTTTAATGATACGGCCTAGCAGAAACCGTTGCAGAAACGCATTCAATATTTTGTAAATATCCCAATTTAGTTTATATTTGCAACGAATAAATAAAAAGATTCACGTTCATATCGGCAAAATAATAACACGTGGCAACAATAACACCTTTAAATTCTAGTTCCATCTATGACGAAAAAGTCATTCGGGAACTTTTCGAACAGCACTACACGCCCTTGGTGTTATTCGCAGAAGGCTATATTCCCGACTTGGACACGGACAAAGATGTTGTGCAGGAAGTGTTTCTCTCGTTAATCGAATCCCAAGAGACATTCAATGACGTGGATAATCTAAAAGCCTATCTATACGGTACGGTCAGGCACAAATGCCTGAAATATCTCCGCCACGAAGAGGTAAAAAGACGCTACCAGAAATATATGCAAAGCGAGGCTCCGGATGAAACCAAAACTTACGAAGAACGTGTTCTTGAAGAAGAGGTTTACGCTCTCTTGATAAAAGCCATTCAGAACTTACCGGAACAATGCCAAAAAGTGTACTTGCTTGTTTTAGAAGGTAAAAGCAATCAAGAGATTGCCTATCAACTCCAACTAAACATCGAAACCGTCAAATCCCACAAGCAGGTCGGAAAAAAGTTGCTTTACGATCAACTGAAACACATTATTCCCGTCGGGATTCTCATTTTCTTACTGGAATTTTAGACAGCCTCATCCCATTATTTGTGTTTGCCCGTTTACAATTTATTCTCTACCTTTGTTACTAAATACATAAAGACCATGAATACCAGCATAACCAGAAAGTTACCCATCGGAATCCAGACCTTCGAGGATATTCGCAGCAATAATTACCTCTATGTCGATAAGACGGCATTAGCATGGCGTATTGCCAACATGGGTAAGCCCTACTTCCTTAGCCGTCCGCGGCGTTTCGGGAAAAGCTTGTTACTCTCAACTTTCGAATCCTATTTCAATGGACGCAAGGATTTATTTAAAGGGTTGGCTATTGAGCAACTGGAACATGACTGGACAATTTATCCCGTACTGCATCTTGATCTGAATGCGGAGAGATACGATGCCCCGGAACAATTACACGCCATATTGAGTAATTATCTCACACAATGGGAAACCATGTACGGGGAAGGGAAAGACGAAATTACACTCTCCAGACGTTTTGCCGGAGTCATTCAGCGAGCGTATGAACAAACAGGACGTGGGGTTGTAGTGTTGGTAGACGAATACGATAAACCACTGTTGCAAGCCATTAATAACCCGGAACTAACGGAAAACTATCGGCAGACTCTGAAGGCTTTTTACGGTGTACTGAAAAGTGCCGACCGATACCTGCGGTTCGTGTTCTTGACGGGTGTTACCAAGTTCTCACAAGTCAGCGTGTTCAGCGACTTGAACCAACTAAACGACATCAGTATGGATTTTTCCTACGCAACGTTGTGTGGGATTACACCGAATGAATTAACCGCTGTTTTTGAACCGGAAATCCATCAAATGGCACAAAGAAACCAATCAACAGAGGAAGAAATTGTGAACGAAATGATCCGGCAATATGATGGTTATCATTTCCATCCGGATGGCGAAGGTGTGTTAAACCCTTTCAGCGTGCTAAACGCTTTCGACAAACTGGAATTCGGTAACTACTGGTTTCAAACGGGTACCCCGACATTCCTCGTGGAACTACTGAAAAAGAGTGATTATGACCTCCGCTTATTAATTGACGGGATCGAAGCACCCGCATCTTCTTTCACGGAATACCGGATGAATACCGATAATCCTATTCCGTTGATTTATCAAAGCGGCTACTTGACGATTAAAGAATACGATAAACGCTTTAGAAACTATATTTTAGGTTTCCCAAACGAAGAAGTAAAATACGGTTTTCTCGATTTTTTACTCCCTTTTTATACAACCTTACCCAGTGAAGAAAGAGGATTTTACATTGGAAAATTCGTGGATGAACTAGAAAAAGGTAATATCGATGCTTTCATGACCCGGTTGCGAGCCTTCTTTGCCGATTTCCCCTACGAGTTAAATGCCCAGACAGAACGACATTATCAAGTCGTGTTCTATCTCGTTTTCAAACTCATGGGACAGTTTGTAGATGCAGAAGTACGTAGTGCCACCGGACGGGCTGATGCCGTGGTTAAAACTCCCAAATACATCTACGTATTTGAATTCAAACTAGATGGTAGCACAGAACAAGCCCTGCAACAAATCGATGATCGGGGTTATTTGATTCCGTACACGGCAGACAGCCGACAACTCGTGAAAGTCGGAGTTAATTTCAATGCCGAAAAAAGAAATATCGGGGAATGGAAGATTAAAGGCAACTGAAAGAGAACCATAATCCAAATGATTTTTGAATACTTTGTTTGAAACGTCATAGCAATTTAAAGATTAATAATAAACATACTATTGCCTATCTATTATTTTATTCATACATTTGTAATATGAAAAATATGACAAATATATCAAGTAGCGAAAAAAAGCGTTCTAAAGGAGACAGATTAAATTGGACTCCATTACGAGACGTGAAACCTGTAAAGTTGAAAGAATGTTCAACCTCTTCTCGTAAATTGTCTAAACGGGATTTGTCTAAGATAAATAGAAACGTTACAACTCTATTGATACCGTGACATTTGATTACAATGGATATGATTTAAAATTCATCCAATGTGATAAATGTAATGATGAAAGCAAGCATCTATATACAAAAATATACAAGTTTTTCTCTCCGATAACTCATTATTCTTATATAATACGTGCAGAGTATCATGAATTAGATGTGTACGCAATTAAATTTTACTGTAAACAATTTCGTCATAGCGATTTTAAATATTCTAAAATAGTTAATAAAGGAGATTTTGGTAATATAATTATTACCTGTTTAAAAGTAATTCCAATACTTTTACAAGAACAATCAACAGTTTCGTTTGCTTTTACCGGAGCAAGAACTGTTGACACAAAAAGTTTAAAAGTAGAAAGTCATGTAAATACACAAAGATTTAGGATTTACAAAAATATTGTGTCCAAGAAAATAGGTACACAAACATTCTCTCATTTTGTTAATGAACAAGCAAGTTCATACTTATTGATCAATAACCAAGCGAGAAATGTTTCTGTAAAGAAAAGAGAAATTGAAAATATGTTCAAAGAAACCTATGATGATTTACACAATATATAATAATTACAAGATAAATCTAACAATATAGAGTCACCCCCAATTAATTAAAGAAAATCTTTCCAGCTCTTAGACGAAATGGGCCTACAAACTTTAACTTTCCAAACAAAATTCATCACCGTAATCACAATATTGCAATATATTCAAAAATAATTCATTTTTGACTCACTCTTTTTTACGCTCAAGGGGACTTACTACCAAATGAGCGAAAAGATGAGTCAAAAAGAGAATAACATATTTCAGTTAGCCCGCATCATCGCAGCGTCTCTTAGAGGGAAAGCAAATGATGAAGAACAACGTACCTTGAGGGAATGGTTATCCGTTTCCACAAGAAACAAAAAGATTTATGACGGATTCAAAGACGGAAAGCGTCTGGAACAAAAAATAGTCGAATCCCAACAAATCAACTGGAAAAACGATTATCAACATTTCATCACCAAACGGCAACGCGCCCGCAAGAACAGAAGGATGAAAACGATCATCCGTTACGCAGCAATACTCACACTCCCGATCGTGGCAGCAGGTATTTTCCTACTCCAAAAGAATGATCAGCAAGCCATTGTCTCTATTTCAGAAGTCATCAAGCCGGGAGAACACAAGGCAGTATTAATCACGGGTGGAGGTGAGCGAATCACGTTATCGGATAGCACGTTATCCCCGATACAGGAACAAAACGGGATGATCGTGAACGTCATGAACAACAAGGTCTCCTATACCCTACCGAAAGATAGCTTATGCACACAAGAAAGCCCTATATTCAACACCTTACAAATTCCTCGTGGCGGAGAATATTTCCTGACGCTTGCCGATGGCACGGAAGTATGGCTAAACGCCGAAACGGAAATCCGTTACCCGGTGCAGTTTACCGGCGACAAGCGCATCGTTTACCTTGACGGGGAGGCCTATTTCACGGTAGCCCCGGACAAGAACAAGCCCTTCACGGTTGTCTCCACTCATGCCAGCGTATCCGTACTGGGAACACAATTCAACTTCCGGGCTTATCCCGACGAGCGGGACGTGCAGACAACACTTGTTTCCGGTTCCGTGATCATGCAATCAGAAAAATACAAACAACAAATCAAGCTGATTCCCGGTGAACAGGGAGTGCTGGAAAAGAATTCTGCCAAGCTCACGAAACAGAAAGTGAACACGTACCTCTACACGGCATGGAAAGACGGGCGTTTCGCTTTCCGAAATGCACGGTTGGAAGACTTGTTCAGTATCCTCGCCCGCTGGTATGATCTCAGTATCTTCTACCAGTCCTCGGAAGCCAAAGACATCCGGTTCACGGGTGATTTGAACAAAACCGATGATTTCAAATCCATACTAAAAATAATCGAACAAAATGAACGAGTAACATTTACAGTAAATCAACGCACAGTTTTTATTCAAGCAAAATAAAAAAGGCATCTGACGCTCGCAACATCAAATGCCCAAACTATTTTCTAGTTCTCATTAAAAACATTACAAATGTATGAAAAAAATGGACAAAAACAGCCATTCCTCGGGTGGATTATGGCAAAAACAAGTAAGAGTTATGAAGTTATGCTTTATCTTGACATTTATCGGCATCATGCACCTTTCGGCAGCCACCTATTCACAAGATACACGACTGGATTTAAAGGTGAAGAATGCCACCCTCGAAAGTGTGATGAACAACATCCGCACACAATCGGAGTACAGCTTCTTTTTCGATGATGTAGCCGTGAAAAAGATCTCGAACATCACGCTGGACCTGAAAGGGGCCTCGATTGAAGAGGTATTGACAACGTGCTTGAAGAACACGGGATTCTCGTTCCGGGTACTTGACAAAACGATCATTCTCTTCCGGGAAAAGGCGAAAGATGAGAAAAAGAAATCTTACCTGATCGAAGGAAAAGTACTAGACGAGAATAATCGTCCCATGCCGGGAGTAACCGTGCTTCTCGATAGCACAAAAGTAGGAACGGCCACGGATACTGCCGGACACTTCGTGTTACCCCTACCGCAACCTAAGGGAATATTGGTTTTCTCTTTTATCGGTTACAAAACTCAAAAAGTAAAATATACCGACGGGAAACTGGTTATTGTGAAAATGCAACCCGATGTATCAGGATTGGATGAAGTGCAAGTTATCGCTTACGGTTCCCAGAAGAAACGTACAGTGATCAGTGCTATTTCCACGTTGAAAGCCGACGAGATGAAGGAACTCCCGACGCATAGCTTGGAGAGCCTGTTGCAAGGCCACATGGCCGGCGTGGAAGTCAACAACCTGTCCGGGGCTCCCGGTGGCGGTGGTTCCATCGTGGCTATCCGGGGATATAACTCTTTTTTCACGAAAGGGCAAGGAGCCGATGGTGACACCAACGCTGAAGGTGACGACCGGGCATACGGAACCCCACTTTACGTGATCGACGGTGTGCCGATGCAGGCATTCAGTTCACCCATCACGGGTGCCAACACGCTTTCGGATATTGACCCGTCAATGATTGAATCCATCGAGGTACTGAAAGATGCCGCCTCGGCAGCCATCTACGGGTCTCGTGCCGGGAACGGGGTGATCTTGATTACCACGAAGAAAGGACGGGCAGGGAAAGCACAATTCACGGCAAACGTGTCGTACTCGGCCTCTTGGTTACCGGAGACTCCTACCCAAAGCGGTGGGCAGTTGGTGCGCCATTATAATATAAATGCTTTGCGCAATTCCGTGAAGCCGTATCAGGGTGACGACGGTAAATGGGTCATTCCCACGTCTTACGAGGAAGTGTACAATTATAATAAAGATTCCAATATTCCCATGTTCAACTATTTCTTCGGGAATGCCAGCAAGGGGAACAATGCCTATGCACTGCAGGACAGTTTGAACGAGTTCTACAATAACTCCACGGACTGGTGGCGATATATGTATCGCACGGCAAACGTGTACAACGCTAATTTACAAGCCAGTGGCGGAACTGAAAATATGCGCTACATGATCGGGGCAGGGTTTTACAAGGAGGAAGGTATCATGATCGGGAGTGATTTCCAACGTGTGAATGTCATCTCGAACGTGTCGGCAAATCCTTCGAAACGTCTTCAGTTGAACAACCAGATTTCTCTTACTTACAGTGACCGCAGCCGGGGAGGAAAAGGAGGTAGCGGGCAAAAAGTAGAAGGAATTTCAGTCAGCCCGCAAAAACAATCTTCCTTGCTACCGGGTACCGGCTACGTGGAGAAATATTTGTTGACCGAGCTCAATTCCAATATCGAAAAGAACCAAAGTTATTCGTTGCGTTACAACCTCGTGCTGGACTACGAGTTCATGCGCGGTCTGAACTTGCGTGTCACAGGTGGTCTGGATTATAACCAGCAAAACCAGAATAATTTTATGCCCAGCAC
The window above is part of the Butyricimonas paravirosa genome. Proteins encoded here:
- the rsgA gene encoding ribosome small subunit-dependent GTPase A, translating into MIDLNYYGWNDKLNQLKQESTYGTLTHGRVAIVHRTCYEVVAGSGVFRCELTGNMMYGKSDFELPCTGDWVIFQPFDEGMGIIVDMLPRSRTLCRRETGTVAEKQAIAAHVDKAFIVQSLDDNFNVRRAERFMVQMWEENITPVLVLNKADLGFDQQKVEEQIRHVTRQIPVFYTSIHESRTIFHLREFIAVGETVVFVGSSGVGKSSLVNALCEKSVLLTSGISQSTGKGRHTSTRREMVLMDGGGVLIDTPGVREFGLAVDDPGALDEILEIADYAQSCRFKDCEHINEPGCAVLDAVSRGILDRQVYESYLKLRRETWHFSASEHEKRKKEKSFTKLVDEVKKRKDHF
- a CDS encoding class I SAM-dependent methyltransferase, with translation MSNENNTILGIDVNLICEFFLNTERQGPGSPEVTLKALSFIDHLTDHSRIADLGCGTGGQTMTLARYAPGQITGLDFFPGFVERFNHNARELNLQERVKGIVGSMDALPFGEEELDLIWSEGAIYNIGFERGLNEWRKYLKTGGYVAVSESSWFTEERPAEIHDFWMSVYAEIDTIPNKVAQIQKAGYIPVATFILPEYCWTENYFTPLVKAREIFSRKYAGNKTVEELISFQHHEAELYRKYKEFYGYVFYIAKKMK
- a CDS encoding RNA polymerase sigma-70 factor translates to MATITPLNSSSIYDEKVIRELFEQHYTPLVLFAEGYIPDLDTDKDVVQEVFLSLIESQETFNDVDNLKAYLYGTVRHKCLKYLRHEEVKRRYQKYMQSEAPDETKTYEERVLEEEVYALLIKAIQNLPEQCQKVYLLVLEGKSNQEIAYQLQLNIETVKSHKQVGKKLLYDQLKHIIPVGILIFLLEF
- a CDS encoding ATP-binding protein, whose amino-acid sequence is MNTSITRKLPIGIQTFEDIRSNNYLYVDKTALAWRIANMGKPYFLSRPRRFGKSLLLSTFESYFNGRKDLFKGLAIEQLEHDWTIYPVLHLDLNAERYDAPEQLHAILSNYLTQWETMYGEGKDEITLSRRFAGVIQRAYEQTGRGVVVLVDEYDKPLLQAINNPELTENYRQTLKAFYGVLKSADRYLRFVFLTGVTKFSQVSVFSDLNQLNDISMDFSYATLCGITPNELTAVFEPEIHQMAQRNQSTEEEIVNEMIRQYDGYHFHPDGEGVLNPFSVLNAFDKLEFGNYWFQTGTPTFLVELLKKSDYDLRLLIDGIEAPASSFTEYRMNTDNPIPLIYQSGYLTIKEYDKRFRNYILGFPNEEVKYGFLDFLLPFYTTLPSEERGFYIGKFVDELEKGNIDAFMTRLRAFFADFPYELNAQTERHYQVVFYLVFKLMGQFVDAEVRSATGRADAVVKTPKYIYVFEFKLDGSTEQALQQIDDRGYLIPYTADSRQLVKVGVNFNAEKRNIGEWKIKGN
- a CDS encoding FecR family protein; this translates as MSQKENNIFQLARIIAASLRGKANDEEQRTLREWLSVSTRNKKIYDGFKDGKRLEQKIVESQQINWKNDYQHFITKRQRARKNRRMKTIIRYAAILTLPIVAAGIFLLQKNDQQAIVSISEVIKPGEHKAVLITGGGERITLSDSTLSPIQEQNGMIVNVMNNKVSYTLPKDSLCTQESPIFNTLQIPRGGEYFLTLADGTEVWLNAETEIRYPVQFTGDKRIVYLDGEAYFTVAPDKNKPFTVVSTHASVSVLGTQFNFRAYPDERDVQTTLVSGSVIMQSEKYKQQIKLIPGEQGVLEKNSAKLTKQKVNTYLYTAWKDGRFAFRNARLEDLFSILARWYDLSIFYQSSEAKDIRFTGDLNKTDDFKSILKIIEQNERVTFTVNQRTVFIQAK
- a CDS encoding SusC/RagA family TonB-linked outer membrane protein, which produces MKKMDKNSHSSGGLWQKQVRVMKLCFILTFIGIMHLSAATYSQDTRLDLKVKNATLESVMNNIRTQSEYSFFFDDVAVKKISNITLDLKGASIEEVLTTCLKNTGFSFRVLDKTIILFREKAKDEKKKSYLIEGKVLDENNRPMPGVTVLLDSTKVGTATDTAGHFVLPLPQPKGILVFSFIGYKTQKVKYTDGKLVIVKMQPDVSGLDEVQVIAYGSQKKRTVISAISTLKADEMKELPTHSLESLLQGHMAGVEVNNLSGAPGGGGSIVAIRGYNSFFTKGQGADGDTNAEGDDRAYGTPLYVIDGVPMQAFSSPITGANTLSDIDPSMIESIEVLKDAASAAIYGSRAGNGVILITTKKGRAGKAQFTANVSYSASWLPETPTQSGGQLVRHYNINALRNSVKPYQGDDGKWVIPTSYEEVYNYNKDSNIPMFNYFFGNASKGNNAYALQDSLNEFYNNSTDWWRYMYRTANVYNANLQASGGTENMRYMIGAGFYKEEGIMIGSDFQRVNVISNVSANPSKRLQLNNQISLTYSDRSRGGKGGSGQKVEGISVSPQKQSSLLPGTGYVEKYLLTELNSNIEKNQSYSLRYNLVLDYEFMRGLNLRVTGGLDYNQQNQNNFMPSTADKNYHRSYTKGTISKSISILNENLLTYDFKIKQDHHFNILLGLSFQKDQSYLNKGSATDGPNDYVHYASGSWGDANGLLNGTLGAEKDTNPSWSSAFTFQSSLEEERMNSYFGRFRYNYKEKYMVEATLRRDGSSVFGEDVRWATFPSVAVGWAFSDEAFMKPFYWLSFGKIRASWGRSGQKFTQSYLAHGMMSNSNVQFFGQQGMAPDVTGGLLNRKLSWEKTDQYDIGLDMSFLNYRIKMTLDYYYRYTEGQLQRLDLPGDLNYQQFQWQNALDVSNEGLEIELTADILRETAVKWRMKLNGSRNWNRFEKSSDGFDFGNNVIGKSLYNIKAYQTDGYYNSMEELTYYPQPHGYPLPTRETAGIFFTGTRKLVDRNNDGVITSEDQYYAASPLPLAHGGFINEIRWKQFDVNIFFTYSIGRHILKEYDDRAITPSTEGGPLTLDIRKVNAWTSSDNKNPDYPRLISYSLKNQYSGEYDTDIEKVNMLRLKQLTLGYNLHERIAKKLGLSGARVFLTGENLLLITNYSGLDPEIVDITSGIDQLQSYPLPRKFTVGLTINF